Proteins co-encoded in one Magnetococcales bacterium genomic window:
- a CDS encoding AAA family ATPase, giving the protein MITKVHLENFGPLRNIEWGQLGNINLIIGRNGTGKTFLLKALYCAIRSVEAFGRGNDNRRLEEILADKLYWTFQPEKIGDLVSKDGDGRLSCDMDLDNKHLFYEFGRSTEKSLKKIPTNIQPGKRPANSIFLPAKEVLSLHGIILRTRRPDHQEFGFDDTYFDLANVLTDLPSGGKNFQEFKNSRKQLEEIIGGKLEFDEKRNRWLFKKGRSKFPIGLTAEGIKKIAILDILLGNRYLTPESVIFIDEPESALHPEAVSKFLDIITLLAKRGVQIFMASHSYFVVKKLYLIAQKERLSIPLLHEADGAWHQSDLKDGLPDNSIIDESVRLYEEAIDLALL; this is encoded by the coding sequence GTGATCACAAAAGTTCATTTGGAGAATTTCGGCCCGTTACGCAATATTGAGTGGGGCCAGTTGGGAAATATCAATTTAATCATTGGCCGGAATGGGACGGGCAAGACATTTTTACTCAAGGCCCTCTACTGCGCCATACGCTCTGTGGAGGCTTTCGGACGGGGAAATGATAACCGCCGTCTGGAGGAAATCCTGGCTGACAAGCTCTACTGGACCTTTCAACCGGAAAAAATTGGTGATCTGGTCTCCAAGGATGGAGATGGCCGACTGTCTTGCGATATGGATCTAGACAATAAACATCTATTCTATGAATTTGGTCGCAGTACAGAAAAATCCCTTAAAAAAATCCCCACCAACATCCAACCCGGGAAGAGACCTGCCAACTCCATTTTTCTCCCTGCAAAAGAGGTACTTTCGCTACATGGTATCATACTGAGAACCCGGCGCCCCGATCATCAGGAGTTCGGCTTTGACGACACCTATTTCGATTTGGCCAATGTACTGACAGACTTGCCAAGCGGTGGAAAAAATTTCCAGGAATTCAAAAATTCGAGGAAACAGCTGGAAGAGATTATCGGGGGTAAGTTGGAATTCGACGAAAAGAGAAATCGCTGGCTGTTCAAAAAAGGCCGCTCCAAATTTCCCATTGGCCTGACTGCTGAAGGCATCAAAAAAATCGCTATTTTAGATATTTTGCTCGGTAATCGTTACCTGACCCCGGAGTCGGTGATTTTCATCGATGAACCGGAATCAGCCCTGCACCCGGAAGCCGTATCCAAATTTCTGGACATCATCACCCTCCTCGCCAAACGAGGCGTGCAGATTTTCATGGCCAGCCACTCCTACTTTGTAGTCAAAAAACTTTACCTCATTGCCCAAAAGGAAAGGCTTTCCATCCCTCTTCTCCATGAAGCGGACGGGGCATGGCATCAGAGCGATCTGAAGGATGGGTTGCCGGATAACAGCATCATTGATGAATCAGTCAGGCTTTATGAAGAAGCCATAGACTTGGCACTGCTATGA
- a CDS encoding MBOAT family protein: MLFVEFRFIVFFGVLWAIYWSLRNNTWRKMVLLGGSYLFYAAWDWRFLSLILLSTVVDYLAALRIPGAANEGRKRGWLVASLITNLGVLGFFKYFNFFAASLVDLFNSLGVALNHTTLEIVLPVGISFYTFQTLSYTIDVYRGKLQPRKNPLDVALFVAFFPQLVAGPIVRASHFLPQLDQSRRWSKVAVRSCLTLFLIGFIKKAGVSDNIAPFVDQVFADPGLYSASAIWGGILLYGVQIYCDFSGYSDMAIATAGLLGYRLPVNFNAPYLASSLTDFWRRWHMSLSTWLRDYLYIPLGGNRGGRLQAMRNVMITMLLGGLWHGAAWNFVIWGGLHGVALVGHRAWISFRGEVGAGDGVGGFIRHSLGMVFTFWWVFLAWIFFRAQDLSTALEMLRVYLTFSAQGVENLGINPFGVLTLLGVAHWLASRWDLPALSERIPFRLYSVLLGAAFGVALSFVPLGYRPFIYFQF, encoded by the coding sequence ATGCTGTTTGTGGAGTTTCGTTTTATTGTTTTTTTCGGGGTGCTCTGGGCCATTTACTGGAGCTTGCGCAACAATACCTGGCGCAAGATGGTTTTGCTGGGGGGGAGCTATCTCTTCTATGCCGCCTGGGATTGGCGCTTTCTCTCTTTGATCCTCCTCTCCACGGTGGTGGACTATCTGGCGGCTCTCAGGATCCCCGGGGCTGCCAATGAGGGGCGCAAGCGGGGCTGGCTGGTGGCGAGCCTGATTACCAATCTGGGGGTGCTGGGATTTTTTAAATATTTCAACTTTTTTGCCGCTTCGCTGGTGGATCTGTTTAATTCCTTAGGTGTGGCTCTCAACCACACCACCCTGGAGATTGTCCTGCCGGTAGGGATCAGCTTTTATACCTTCCAGACTTTGAGCTACACCATCGATGTCTACCGGGGCAAGCTTCAGCCCCGTAAAAATCCCCTGGATGTGGCGCTGTTTGTGGCCTTTTTTCCCCAGCTTGTGGCGGGGCCTATCGTGCGGGCGAGCCACTTTTTGCCCCAGTTGGATCAATCCCGAAGATGGTCAAAGGTGGCGGTTCGGAGCTGTTTGACCTTGTTTTTGATCGGTTTTATCAAAAAAGCCGGTGTTTCCGACAATATCGCCCCCTTCGTGGATCAGGTGTTTGCCGATCCCGGACTCTACTCCGCCAGCGCCATCTGGGGGGGGATTTTGCTTTATGGGGTGCAGATCTATTGCGATTTTTCCGGCTATTCGGATATGGCCATTGCCACGGCGGGGCTGTTGGGTTATCGCCTGCCGGTTAACTTCAACGCCCCCTATTTGGCTTCGAGCTTGACCGACTTTTGGCGGCGCTGGCACATGAGCCTCTCCACCTGGCTGCGGGATTATCTCTACATCCCTCTGGGGGGGAATCGCGGTGGCCGGTTGCAGGCGATGCGCAACGTGATGATCACCATGCTGTTGGGGGGACTCTGGCATGGGGCGGCGTGGAATTTTGTGATTTGGGGGGGCTTGCACGGGGTGGCGCTGGTGGGGCATCGGGCTTGGATTTCGTTCCGGGGAGAGGTTGGGGCAGGGGACGGGGTTGGAGGATTCATCCGCCACTCCCTGGGGATGGTTTTTACCTTTTGGTGGGTCTTTTTGGCCTGGATTTTTTTCCGCGCCCAGGATCTCTCGACTGCTCTTGAGATGCTGCGGGTCTATCTCACTTTTTCTGCCCAGGGGGTGGAAAATTTAGGGATTAATCCCTTCGGAGTGCTGACCCTTCTTGGTGTGGCCCACTGGCTGGCCTCCCGCTGGGATCTGCCCGCCTTGAGCGAGCGTATTCCCTTCAGGCTCTACAGCGTGCTGTTGGGAGCAGCCTTTGGGGTAGCGCTCTCCTTCGTGCCTTTGGGATATAGACCCTTCATCTATTTTCAGTTTTGA
- a CDS encoding (Fe-S)-binding protein: MAATPTPPVDHPPFATPPPDPELAGAALCTHCGYCLPVCPTYRSALNEMQSPRGRVSIVLALQGGRLQAEEAVAALSYCLNCRACHPACPANVQPVQLIQKVRSRAPEKTRLSARLLHFITNRPRWTAWLAKMIQFYGQSGLQSGVRRFRLLVFSATLTRLEGLIPPWRAPLTPLANPASAFEPLPSPTNPRPRVGLMAGCLARLFYPGVENASVHLLTQMGFEVVRPPDFGCCGASDLEGGKRGDLFKKARSNLLAFEALEPLEAIICDSATCAVTARQYGKILADDPQWRDQAERFSAKVQPLSRFLAQNHWPRHLTPHDPGLGELTFHDHCQTQNELGTIKEPRALLGALPVKLKELPRAERCCGAGGETMMRHPDASREIRRDKLAAIQASQADTVIGENPGCLLNIEAGLVQEKSPTQVRHLAEALWAAMNNPIKSKFEQL, from the coding sequence ATGGCAGCCACCCCCACCCCACCTGTCGATCACCCTCCCTTTGCGACCCCTCCCCCGGATCCGGAGTTGGCGGGGGCGGCTCTGTGTACCCATTGTGGCTATTGCCTGCCGGTCTGCCCCACCTATCGGAGCGCCCTCAACGAGATGCAATCCCCCCGGGGCAGAGTCTCCATCGTGCTGGCTTTGCAAGGGGGGCGATTACAGGCAGAAGAAGCGGTGGCGGCTCTCTCCTATTGCCTCAACTGCCGCGCCTGCCATCCGGCGTGTCCTGCCAATGTGCAACCGGTACAGCTCATTCAAAAAGTCCGCTCCCGGGCCCCTGAAAAAACGCGCCTGTCAGCCCGACTGCTGCATTTCATCACCAACCGCCCCCGCTGGACCGCCTGGCTTGCCAAAATGATCCAATTTTATGGCCAAAGCGGGCTGCAATCCGGCGTGCGGCGTTTTCGGCTGCTGGTTTTTTCGGCCACCCTCACCCGGCTGGAAGGGCTGATTCCGCCATGGCGGGCACCGCTCACCCCCTTGGCCAATCCAGCATCTGCCTTTGAACCCCTCCCCTCTCCGACCAATCCCCGGCCCCGGGTAGGGTTGATGGCTGGATGTCTGGCCCGACTTTTTTATCCCGGGGTGGAAAACGCCAGCGTTCATTTACTCACCCAGATGGGCTTCGAAGTGGTGCGGCCCCCGGATTTTGGCTGCTGTGGGGCATCGGATCTGGAGGGGGGCAAGCGTGGGGATTTATTCAAAAAAGCCCGTTCGAACCTATTGGCCTTCGAGGCGTTGGAACCCCTGGAAGCGATCATCTGCGACAGTGCCACCTGTGCGGTTACCGCCCGGCAGTATGGAAAAATTTTGGCGGATGATCCCCAATGGAGAGATCAAGCGGAACGATTTTCCGCCAAGGTGCAGCCCCTCTCCCGCTTTCTGGCTCAAAACCATTGGCCCCGGCACCTTACCCCCCATGATCCCGGTTTGGGCGAACTGACTTTTCATGATCATTGCCAAACACAAAATGAATTGGGCACAATAAAAGAACCCCGGGCGCTTTTGGGGGCTCTACCTGTTAAACTGAAGGAACTGCCTCGGGCCGAACGCTGTTGCGGTGCCGGGGGAGAGACCATGATGCGCCATCCAGATGCCAGCCGGGAGATCCGCCGGGATAAATTGGCCGCCATCCAGGCAAGCCAAGCCGATACGGTCATCGGCGAAAATCCGGGGTGTTTACTCAATATCGAAGCGGGTCTTGTCCAGGAAAAATCCCCGACCCAAGTGCGACATCTGGCAGAAGCCCTTTGGGCCGCCATGAATAATCCGATAAAATCCAAATTTGAACAGCTATGA